A region from the Tachyglossus aculeatus isolate mTacAcu1 chromosome 5, mTacAcu1.pri, whole genome shotgun sequence genome encodes:
- the NOL9 gene encoding polynucleotide 5'-hydroxyl-kinase NOL9, with protein MADDLFVSKWRRCRLLWSQLRPAPGRPRPAPGAPQRPRRGPLGPARENRRRWRQRQQQQRWREESEGERDRRRGRHDDDEEEEDEPEDGLASRPPAPPWEGLVLRAGEGRALLLLPQPQVLTFTGKCQVTCLYGRVQVFGFTISPGQRAYNLFSSHTHCALSIEAVGYSMPEKTKKEMRTEARELLKAHLSLANRNQLMKEFSPLCSIVLLEHLETSVTSFILSHLNFANIFTKKKQKNTCISPEDEVLASVGISKCNDKSGFYLSESSISAIEELIYVCREEDDGCPVILTCGAKAVGKSTFNRYLINQLLNSIPCVDYLECDLGQTEFTPPGCISLLTVTEPLLGPPFTHQRAPRKMVYYGETHCEEDCERYIEIVKYVFNSYKREAPLIINTMGWVKGNGLLLLIDLIRLLSPSHVVQFSADACEDLPSLSPEYIEVTSGLLTRGKPQVKNKSLGFSEMEGFELLNEERGFQAAVTGHKLYFVHSEFAAAGSIKSMRTRGSILRDMAMLGYLGQLQPLEPKPVFPLHSLIPYQVPFNAVALQVIHTHVAPTHILYAFNASWVGLCRILDEVKRHNSGPILLTQTPVCDCLGFGIVRGIDMEKRLYLILTPVPPEKLRLVNCLLVGNVVLPQCVFKNQPGIEGEIPYVTSEYNFEIYGSEKIRDLQLQKGSDNRILQRH; from the exons ATGGCGGACGACCTGTTCGTGAGCAAATGGCGGCGGTGCCGGCTGCTGTGGTCGCAGCTCCGGCCGGCCCCGGGCCGCCCCCGGCCGGCCCCGGGCGCGCCTCAGCGGCCGCGGAGAGGCCCCCTCGGCCCGGCCAGGGAGAACCGGCGGCGCTGgaggcagcggcagcagcagcagcgttggAGGGAGGAGTCCGAGGGGGAGCGGGACCGCCGCCGGGGTCGCcatgacgacgacgaggaggaggaggacgagccgGAGGATGGGCTCGCg tcccggcccccggccccgccgtggGAAGGCCTGGTCCTGCGGGCGGGCGAGGGCCGggccctgctgctcctgcccCAACCTCAG GTTCTGACCTTCACCGGAAAATGCCAAGTGACGTGTCTGTACGGCCGGGTGCAGGTGTTTGGTTTTACCATCAGCCCGGGCCAGCGGGCCTACAACCTCTTCTCTTCCCACACCCACTGCGCGCTCTCTATCGAAGCTGTCGGCTACTCCATGCCTGAAAAGACCAAGAAGGAGATGAGAACAGAAGCCCGGGAGTTACTTAAGGCACATCTTTCCCTAG CAAACAGAAATCAGCTGATGAAAGAATTTTCCCCTTTGTGTTCCATTGTCCTCCTGGAACATCTGGAGACCTCCGTGACAAGCTTCATTCTTAGTCATCTCAATTTCGCTAACATTTTCACCAAAAAG AAACAAAAGAATACATGCATCTCTCCGGAAGATGAAGTCCTGGCTTCTGTCGGCATTTCAAAATGTAATGACAAAAGTGGCTTTTATTTGTCAGAAAGTAGCATCTCAGCTATTGAAGAATTAATTTACGTCTGTCGTG AGGAAGATGATGGTTGCCCTGTCATTCTGACTTGTGGCGCTAAGGCTGTTGGCAAGTCAACTTTTAACAGATACCTGATTAACCAGCTACTGAATAG TATCCCCTGCGTTGACTATTTGGAATGTGATCTGGGACAAACAGAATTTACTCCTCCTGGGTGTATTTCTTTGCTTACTGTGACGGAGCCTCTTCTTG GACCACCATTCACTCACCAGAGAGCACCCCGTAAAATGGTTTATTATGGTGAAACTCATTGTGAGGAAGACTGTGAAAGATACATCGAGATCGTTAAATACGTATTCAATTCCTACAAGAGAGAAGCCCCCCTGATCATCAATACAATGGGGTGGGTGAAAG GTAATGGGCTTTTGCTCCTCATTGACCTTATCCGACTGCTGTCACCTAGTCATGTAGTTCAGTTCAGTGCCGATGCGTGTGAGGACTTGCCCTCCCTGAGCCCAGAGTACATCGAGGTTACTTCTGGTCTGCTTACCAGAGGGAAGCCACAAGTCAAaaataagagcctgggcttttctGAGATGGAGGGGTTTGAATTGCTCAATGAGGAAAGAGGTTTTCAGGCTGCAGTCACAGGACACAAGCTGTACTTCGTACATTCAGAGTTTGCTGCTGCAGGGAGTATCAAATCAAT GCGGACTCGTGGCAGCATTCTACGTGATATGGCAATGTTAGGTTACCTTGGCCAGCTACAGCCCCTGGAGCCCAAACCTGTTTTTCCTTTGCACAGTTTGATTCCATATCAG GTACCGTTCAATGCAGTTGCCCTACAAGTCATCCACACTCACGTTGCTCCTACTCATATCTTGTACGCGTTCAACGCCAGCTGGGTGGGCCTTTGCAGGATACTGGATGAGGTGAAGCGCCATAACAGTGGGCCGATCTTGCTCACACAGACTCCAGTGTGTGATTGCTTGGGATTTG GTATTGTCCGAGGGATTGACATGGAGAAAAGACTTTACCTCATTCTCACTCCCGTGCCTCCAGAAAAACTAAGGCTAGTGAACTGCCTGCTTGTTGGAAACGTCGTCCTCCCTCAGTGCGTCTTCAAAAACCAG CCGGGAATTGAAGGAGAGATACCTTACGTCACTTCCGAATACAATTTTGAAATTTACGGATCCGAAAAGATCCGAGACCTACAACTTCAAAAAGGAAGTGACAACAGAATCCTTCAGCGCCACTGA